gatcgaatcccacgtcgggctcccggtgcatggagcctgcttctccctctgcctgtgtctctgcctctctctctctctgtgtgactatcataaataaataaaaattaaaaacaaaataaataaataaaagtattccaCAATAATAGTATATCATCTGTATTTCTAAACCATTTCCAACCATGAAGTCTTGATTATCAATGATACCAACGTGATTACCTCAATTGGTTCAAACCTCTATAGACAGCAGTCTCagaataatattaacaatattacCATCAGATTTAAGattaacagggcagcccaggtggctcagcggtttagcaccagcttcagcccagggcgtgatcctggagacccgggatcgagtcccacatcgggctccctgcatggagcctgcttctccctctgcctgtgtttctgcctctttctctatgtgtctctcatgaataaataaataaaatcttaaaaaaaaaaataaagaccgtAGGACCAGTGAACGGATACAGACCCCAGGGTACGCTAATCGCACTAAACTCGCCTCCATTTCCGGAAGCGTGCTGAGCTTATAGGTCCGTTTGCAGTACCGTCCCTTCCTACCACGCCCTTGCGGGCTTCAGCCAATGAACATGAACGCTGGCACATGCGAGGGACGCTCCGTGACGTACACGCTGCGTAAGCTTTATCAAGCGACTTCCCGCGCTGTAATCTTCCCAGTCTCTCTGCTTCTCGGCGGTTGCTGTTGCATTGAGCTTTTTGTTTGATTTGCAGGTAAGCAGCACAGGTTTTGTGGGCCGGCTGCTCCTCGCTTCACTGATGTGCGCTGCGCCAGCCTGGAGCTAGGTGCGCGAGTGGGGAGAGCAGCGGCTCCTGACACGTACGCTTGGGCTTTTCTCAAGTGGGCGGGCCCCGTGCTCAGAGGTGAAACTTTTCGGTTGGTGGGAGGCTGGCGCGTTCTATCTAAGTGCGAGGAATGCTGGGAGGGACTGGCGACGTCGGTGGCGGCAGTGACAGCGCGACAGCCGAGTTGTGCGGGcgcccttcccccaccccgcgcccccaCGTGACCGCCGCCATCTTGTTCTGCGGGCGCGGAGAGAACGGGAGCGTGTACTGGACCTGTGCAGCGCCACAAAATGACGGGCGTGGTGGTTGGTGGAGGACGATACGGGCATGCGTGAAGGCCGCCCCCAAGTGGCTGTCTCCCTGATGGAGCACCGCCGAATCCAGCCTTTTCGGCTTTTGTTTCTGGTCTGTCTTTAGTCGCCTTTTCGTTTTctgtggtttctcttttttcgtccttttttaatcttttttcctttctcatctccATGGTTTCTCCCACCCTTTTTCATACTCTCTCCGTAGTACTCGAGTTCACTGCCATGTCTTCTGAAGAAGGGAAGCTTTTCGTGGGAGGGCTGAACTTCAACACCGATGAGCAGGCTCTGGAAGACCACTTCAGAAGCTTCGGTCCTATCTCTGAGGGTGAGACATGGGCCAGATGAATGATGAGCGGAGTGTTTGTGAAAGTCCGGGGCCCTTGCGTTTCAAGAAAGAtaaggagagggacacctggttggcttacTTGGCTaataagcttctgccttcggctcaggacttgatcccagtaaaatacaagaaaatcccttgtattttctttgtcaaaagtttttttaacctgtatttaaaaaaaaacataactagaGAAATTAGGAACCTAGGCTTACACatactcctttctctttttttaggcCTAAGGCATAGTCTTATGAGAACCCCATAACTTCCAATTGATGATTGGTAGGAGGGGTCCATCCTCTACCTGACAccttttgttgcttatgtttCTTCTTACATGCATTCTCTTTTATCCCCAGTGGTTGTTGTCAAGGACCGGGAGACTCAGCGATCCCGGGGTTTTGGTTTCATCACCTTCACCGATCCAGAGCATGCCTCAGATGCCATGAGAGCCATGAATGGAGAGGTGAGGTCTCCTACCTGCATAGGGGCCCTGCCCCCATCTGCCACTTCcaccattctttctgtttttccctctgtgtctgctAGGGGCAGCGCGGCCAACAAACCCCGCCGTGCCCACTCACAGGAGCGTGACTGCCTTCTGTTCTAGGGGGTGGAGGGCAGCGGCAGACAGAGCCGGGCTGCCTGGGAGGCGACGACTGGTCCTGCATGAGGCCGAGAAGCCACCTGTGGATGGTTGACCTGCCCTGGGCTTAGGTAGTAGAGTCTGCAGACCTGCGGGCCTGGCCCGGAGAGGACCTCGTGAGTCTTCTGGGATGGACTCTGAAGTCTCAAACCAAGAGAGGTGTCTATCTAGCCCCTAATAGTGGGGCAGCTTataggagtggggaggagaactCAGCCTGAGTTCAGTCAAGATGTAAGTAGTAGCAGGGGGAACACGGTGGATTCAGGTCATTTTGTGGGATTCTACGGCTCCTGATAAAAGCCATTCTGGTTAAAGGAGCTTGTTCTGGAACATGGCACCCAGAACCTGGTGCCCACCAAGAGTTTCTGGGCACTTTTGCCCACCTGCCCTACCCATTTTTCCTCACCACTGCCCTATTTGACCACCAACCCATCCTCCTTATGTCTCCCCACACCTAGTCTCTGGATGGTCGCCAGATCCGTGTGGATCACGCGGGCAAGTCGGCCAGGGGAACTAGAGGGGGTGCCTTTGGGGCCCATGGGCGTGGTCGCAGCTACTCTAGAGGTAAGTTTGAATATGGGGGAGAGCTGCTTAAGTGACCTACGTCTGGATGGCTACCTGACTTTTTCTTGATCTGCTGTAGGTGGTGGGGACCAGGGCTATGGGAGTGGCAGATATGACAGTCGACCTGGAggatatggatatggatatggatatggatatggatatggaAGGTCCAGAGACTATGGTGGCAGGTGGGTAGCCAAGGGATTGGAGTACTCTGGTGGGGTTGCCTACATCTTAAGAGCTCAGCTGCCTGAGGGTTCATACATAACTTCATTTTGGTGTTACTAGTGTTTGCTTTTACAAATTATAGTGAAACTGTAAGTATGGTACTTAACATGTTTTTGAGTTCTACATGATGCACTAATTATGATGTAATATGATAGATGGTGTTAACACGTTTATCATGTCACGTTAGTTGTAAGTTTATATTGTTAATGTTTATTATGCTGTGTGCAAGTTACATGTCACATAATATGATTTCTGTACAGTATATGTTTGATTTGCATTCTAAATTGCATATGATGGTATATGTAAAACAGGATGTGTAAATATGTGTGGTTTTTAATACCAAGGTATGCATATGATACATTCTCATTAACTGCCATGTATGTTTTTTCTCAGAAGCCAGGGTGGTTATGACCGCTACTCAGGAGGAAATTACAGAGACAATTATGACAACTGAGATGAGGCATGTGCACCTAAAGTAGGTGAGGTTTATATGTTGCCACTGAGTGGACCTCTGTCCACCAGCCCTGTCATGTTTGACTCAACTTTTCCTCCTGCCTACACTTaattcaccaggtccacatgacCCCTCCTTCGTTCTCCAGGTGCCTGTCAGGACTAGtctgctgtggggtggggggggcggtatCTAAAAGTCTGTCTCCCTTGTAATCTCTTGCTGGGCATGGAGGAGATGAAGCGGCATTGCTGTCATCCAGCCTTCAGCAATCTTTATCAACCCAGGGAGGTGAGCATGTGTGCCTGTGCCTTCCCAACATTATAATTCTCCCCCTTCTTACCGTTCTCAGATACACAAGGAATAAAACTTCTGATCCAGGATCATCCTTCCAAATGGctgtatttataaagatttttggaGCTGCACTGACACATCTGTTCTAGTACatcaagttctattttttaactgagCTCCAGAGGTAGTTTGTTACAGAGACCTTTTAGAGAAAGCTCCATGTGATTTccaaaattttctcccatttaaatACTAATCCTGGGACATTGCAGATGCTGggtattttccagtttttcagtTTGGGCTCTCAGGATTACTGATTGTGGCAAAAAAGTGTTTAGACTGCTTTAAAAACTGTGCATTTAGGGACATTTAAAAGCCTATCTGCAATGTTTATCAAGATTAGGAAGCAATTTCCAAATGCAAATACAAGAAATCATTGATATGATtagaggtggggttttttttttattattattcaaggTTACCACCCTGAGTATACagcagtttattaaaaatatttgtgaatgtattttttagtactggaagaaaaaatattctgttgtctCATTTAGCATTTTAGGATGTTCTTCACGGAGCTGATTAAAAAGTTGAAACATGAAAAACTGATACGTGTTGTTTTCCTCGTTAACCcagtttttcttattaaagatttgattcatttattcatgagagagacagaagcaaagcaaagacacaggcagagggagaagtaggttccatgcagggagcctgatgtggaactcgattccgggaccccagggtcacgccctgggccaaaggcaggcgctagaccactgagccacccagagatcccttgaACCCAGTTTTCAAACTAAAAATGGAAGATCAGGAAGGGAGGGTTTTAGGAAAGAATTTAGTTGGAGGGGAGTGGGTAGGCAAAAGAGTAGAACTCTCCAGTTTAAAGTTGAGTTTGAGTACAagtgtgggggtggtgggagtTACAGAGGAAATATTCTTGTTGGAATTAGGTTTTCTGAGATGGcctcttggtcttttttttttttttttttttttgtcagcttGAGAATCAGACTGCTAGGATTTGAGTCTCCTTAGCTTCTCTGAGCATCAGTGGGTGTCCTCACAGGATTGTTCTGAGAATGTAAGCACCTGGTGGGAGTTAAACCATGTTATAAAaagcatttccattttctttgaaatgttggGAGGTGGAAGAAATCTATTAAACTCAACCTTGTCTGAGGAACGTGGAAAAATCCTGATTTGAAAACCAGTTTCTAAGGGCTCAGACTGGACTCAGATTCCAGGACACAAATGCAGTGTCTGCTGCCTTCCAGCTATTTGACCTTGGGTAGGACACTTAACCTGTGGGCCTCAACCTCATGAGCATGTCACATTTCTTCATGAGGGTTAAGTACGTTTAATAGGCATGTACAGTCCTTGAGACAGCTCTTTGTCATAGGGATTCAGTCTTCGGTGGTATGAGTCTGGTGGTGAGGTGGTGGCAATGGTTTTGCACTTAGAGCTAATCTTAGTTCCTCAGTCCTACTGCCAGTCCCTTCAGTCCTGGTTTGAGTGGCTACATTGGGAGTCCTGTTGGCTTTTATCCCTTCCTTTGGAATTTCTAAATCAGTTGTGTCCATGGCTTCCACCTAGTTGATGCAAAGTCGGTACCACTTGATCACCAGTTCCAGGACATCGTTAACGCCTCATTTCCTCATTCATGGAGTGAATGAATTCAGTGTGTTCCCTCAAAAGTCCTATGGAAACCCTCCTTTCCCCAATATGATGGTCTTGGGTGATTTTCATTAGATAAGGTGATGAAGAGTGGGTAGTGCCCTCACAAGTCCCAAGAAGGCTTTCCTCTGTTCTCAGCCACATGAGGATACAAGAAATTGGTAGTTTGGAAAAGGGATCTCCCTAGAGCTcagccctgctggcaccttgatggacttccaggctccagaactgaGAAGTTGATAAGCTGCCCACTCTGGTATTTTTAGTTCCCTGAACTGAGATTATAGGTCTGTTGGAAGAGTTCCAGTATTGGAGGTCTGCCTCCCTGGCTCCAGTTAGTTGGAAAGGCCCCATAGACCCTTCTACCCAACCAGTCATGAATCTACTTTGGCAAGTGGATGGAGGCTAGGCAACTTCTCACACCTCTTGATTGGCTCACTGAACCAGGAAAATAGGCCTTGTGGCTGCCACCACTGGTTGATGTTGGGTACTTGGTATGAGGAAGCATTCTGAGCCTTTGGGGACCCAAGGCAGTGGGAGCTGGCAGGAAGAACGCCATTCCTGCCTTGCAGGTAGGCCACAGTGAGGGGGCATCTGCTGCCTGCCTGTCAGGAAGTGAAATGTCATCCTGGCTTTAGGCAAGATTGCATAATCAACTGTGAAATTCCTGCAACAAAGTGATTCCTAAGTGACATCAACAAAGACTACAGCCTCTTACACCTGTTCTGCTCTCCTGATGTAGAAAGTTtcttgtagggacacctgggtggctcagcagttgagcatctgactggctcagagtgtgatcctgggatccccggatcgagtcccacatcgggctccctgcatggagcctgcttccccctctgcctgtgtctctgcctctctctgtctctcatgaataaatgaataaaaaaatctttaaaaagtttcctgtaggggcgcctggctggctcagttggcagagtaTGTGATCCTTGATTCTTAgggttgtgtgttcaagccccatgaaATCCAGCCCAGGAAGGCTCAGTCTcttgctgtttattttctctaAGGAAAAGGGCTTAGAGGATTCGGTTTTCTCAGTGTGATTGCTGATCAATAAAATTTCCAGATctaggacatttttaaaatttatttat
The nucleotide sequence above comes from Canis lupus dingo isolate Sandy chromosome X, ASM325472v2, whole genome shotgun sequence. Encoded proteins:
- the RBM3 gene encoding RNA-binding protein 3 isoform X1 — protein: MSSEEGKLFVGGLNFNTDEQALEDHFRSFGPISEVVVVKDRETQRSRGFGFITFTDPEHASDAMRAMNGESLDGRQIRVDHAGKSARGTRGGAFGAHGRGRSYSRGGGDQGYGSGRYDSRPGGYGYGYGYGYGYGRSRDYGGRSQGGYDRYSGGNYRDNYDN
- the RBM3 gene encoding RNA-binding protein 3 isoform X2: MSSEEGKLFVGGLNFNTDEQALEDHFRSFGPISEVVVVKDRETQRSRGFGFITFTDPEHASDAMRAMNGESLDGRQIRVDHAGKSARGTRGGAFGAHGRGRSYSRGGGDQGYGSGRYDSRPGGYGYGYGYGYGYGRSRDYGGSQGGYDRYSGGNYRDNYDN